In Halorussus limi, a genomic segment contains:
- the tmk gene encoding dTMP kinase: protein MLITLEGLDGSGKTTVWEVLSEEFPEFVFTREPTDSWYGDAVNRSISDDDADSLAELFLYTADHAAHLSETVRPALEDGKVVVSDRYSDSRYAYQAVSIEGQVKRPLEYIRGVHQPWTRPPDATLYFDVDPETGAARSGATNKFEQAAFLSQVQSNYERLRSAEPERFVRIDASRSPEEVIDSAVDVVERLLADRDE from the coding sequence ATGCTCATCACGCTGGAGGGTCTCGACGGGAGCGGCAAGACGACCGTCTGGGAGGTCCTGAGCGAGGAGTTCCCCGAGTTCGTCTTCACCCGCGAACCGACCGACTCGTGGTACGGCGACGCGGTGAACCGCTCGATTTCGGACGACGACGCCGACTCGCTGGCCGAACTCTTCCTCTACACCGCAGACCACGCCGCCCACCTCTCGGAGACGGTCCGACCCGCGCTCGAAGACGGGAAGGTGGTCGTCTCCGACCGCTACTCCGACTCGCGGTACGCCTATCAGGCGGTCAGCATCGAGGGGCAGGTCAAGCGCCCGCTGGAGTACATCCGGGGCGTCCACCAGCCGTGGACCCGGCCGCCGGACGCGACGCTCTACTTCGACGTGGACCCCGAGACGGGCGCGGCCCGGAGCGGTGCGACGAACAAGTTCGAGCAGGCCGCGTTCCTGAGTCAGGTCCAGTCGAACTACGAGCGACTCCGCAGCGCCGAACCCGAGCGGTTCGTCCGCATCGACGCCTCGCGCTCGCCCGAGGAGGTCATCGACTCGGCGGTGGACGTGGTCGAGCGCCTGCTCGCCGACCGCGACGAATAG
- the deoC gene encoding deoxyribose-phosphate aldolase translates to MNDAELAAKIDHTVLGPETTLADVEEVLDAAAEYGMNACIPPCYVAEADEYAPETTLATVIGFPHGQNATSAKREEAVIAYEDGADEIDMVANIGRLKAGDTETVRADIEEVVAAVPIPVKVIIETALLTDDEKRAACEAAERADAAFVKTSTGFADGGAEVPDVELMSEYLPVKASGGVGNYEQAKAMFDAGAERIGASSGVEIVEDFRRNY, encoded by the coding sequence ATGAACGACGCGGAACTCGCCGCCAAGATAGACCACACCGTCCTCGGACCGGAGACCACCCTCGCCGACGTGGAGGAAGTCCTCGACGCGGCCGCCGAGTACGGCATGAACGCCTGCATCCCGCCGTGCTACGTCGCCGAGGCCGACGAGTACGCCCCGGAGACCACCCTCGCCACGGTAATCGGCTTCCCGCACGGCCAGAACGCCACCTCGGCCAAGCGCGAGGAGGCCGTCATCGCCTACGAGGACGGCGCGGACGAGATAGACATGGTCGCCAACATCGGCCGACTGAAGGCCGGAGACACCGAGACCGTCCGAGCGGACATCGAAGAGGTCGTCGCCGCGGTGCCGATTCCGGTCAAGGTCATCATCGAAACCGCGCTGCTGACCGACGACGAGAAGCGCGCCGCCTGCGAGGCCGCCGAGCGCGCGGACGCCGCGTTCGTCAAGACATCGACCGGGTTCGCCGACGGCGGCGCGGAGGTCCCGGACGTGGAACTGATGAGCGAGTACCTTCCGGTGAAAGCCAGCGGCGGCGTCGGGAACTACGAGCAGGCGAAAGCGATGTTCGACGCCGGGGCCGAACGCATCGGCGCGAGTTCGGGCGTCGAAATCGTCGAGGACTTCCGGCGAAACTACTGA
- a CDS encoding outer membrane protein assembly factor BamB family protein — MPSRRRYLAGVASAGTVAIVGCTGESDYDDAADAAGDATDWPTLAHDGANTGYNPKGRGPESGVRERWTADISSAAAPPVVADDRVYVASGDDLLCLAAADGSEVWSHTFDDGKTMALWSAPTVRDGRVYVSGGNAETLRILDAATGEKRREFPTRGEVSGAPRLGRDGRRAFVSTTEGWIHCFDLEAGTEYWRTELFGHVVAPLAVPKNSSLLYVATEGGEVYALSKDDGGGAWRQKVPGMLEVAPAVVGRSVYVLPFGGRVHKLSTEDAGAVEWTSESRAFSDHHLAVADGRVFATDGDSLLAIDADSGETDWTVSTPDNANCAPAVADDTVYVGDESGRVHAVKTGGGNSVGGVRWGARRWKTDLGGRVREGVTVADGRLYAYTAPSEKQNRLHALEEP, encoded by the coding sequence ATGCCCTCCAGACGACGCTATCTCGCCGGCGTCGCGTCGGCCGGAACCGTCGCGATAGTCGGCTGTACCGGCGAGAGCGACTACGACGACGCCGCCGACGCCGCGGGCGACGCGACCGACTGGCCGACGCTCGCTCACGACGGCGCGAACACCGGCTACAACCCGAAGGGTCGCGGTCCCGAGTCGGGCGTCCGCGAGCGCTGGACCGCCGATATCTCCTCGGCGGCGGCCCCGCCCGTCGTCGCCGACGACCGAGTGTACGTCGCCTCGGGCGACGACCTGCTCTGTCTGGCCGCCGCCGACGGGAGCGAGGTCTGGTCCCACACGTTCGACGACGGGAAGACGATGGCGCTGTGGTCGGCCCCGACGGTCCGCGACGGTCGGGTTTACGTCTCCGGCGGCAACGCCGAGACGCTCCGGATTCTGGACGCCGCGACCGGCGAGAAGCGACGCGAGTTCCCGACCCGCGGTGAGGTCTCGGGCGCGCCCCGTCTCGGCCGCGACGGTCGCCGGGCCTTCGTCTCGACCACCGAGGGGTGGATTCACTGCTTCGACCTCGAAGCGGGGACCGAGTACTGGCGCACGGAACTGTTCGGCCACGTGGTCGCGCCGCTCGCGGTTCCGAAAAACAGCTCCCTCCTCTACGTGGCGACCGAGGGTGGGGAGGTGTACGCCCTCTCGAAGGACGACGGCGGGGGCGCGTGGCGACAGAAAGTTCCCGGCATGCTCGAGGTCGCTCCGGCGGTCGTGGGCCGGAGCGTCTACGTTCTGCCGTTCGGCGGTAGAGTCCACAAACTCTCGACGGAGGACGCTGGCGCGGTCGAGTGGACGAGCGAGAGTCGCGCGTTCAGCGACCACCACCTCGCGGTCGCCGACGGTCGAGTGTTCGCCACCGACGGCGACAGTCTGCTGGCCATCGACGCCGACTCCGGCGAGACCGACTGGACGGTCTCGACGCCGGACAACGCCAACTGCGCTCCGGCGGTCGCCGACGACACGGTCTACGTCGGCGACGAGTCGGGCCGAGTTCACGCCGTGAAGACCGGCGGCGGGAACAGCGTCGGCGGCGTGCGGTGGGGCGCTCGCCGCTGGAAGACCGACCTCGGCGGTCGCGTCCGAGAAGGCGTGACGGTCGCCGACGGACGACTCTACGCCTACACCGCGCCGTCGGAGAAGCAGAACCGACTGCACGCGCTCGAAGAACCGTAG
- a CDS encoding YhjD/YihY/BrkB family envelope integrity protein, with amino-acid sequence MGRIARGRTVAKRVYEDFSEKNVTFMAAGIAYNAFVSLAPMLLLLLLVVSVFGGGLEARIVAVAGNWLPGPIADVVRQIFRGESSVAGASFVGLVVLVWGTLKIFRGLDTAFSEIYETESRNSPLDQLKDGVVVFVALLVAVVSTIGLTTAFARFSDTIPYVGVLTPLVLAAGLVVAFLPMYYRFPDTEVGLDDVLPGVVVAAVGWAALQGVFQVYLAFKDPGSGGFFGSVVLVVTYLYFSGLVLLLGAVINAVVGDHSSGKPGGVGRGATSHETRREETLDRDELADYLADLRNELAGRHDGMRPATGDGGRRRPRPDGDVELVEYRTADGDERRWTVTLQWDTAEPAGGERSADREDSVEDERPADD; translated from the coding sequence ATGGGGAGGATTGCGCGGGGACGGACCGTCGCGAAGCGGGTGTACGAGGACTTCTCGGAGAAGAACGTGACCTTCATGGCGGCGGGTATCGCGTACAACGCCTTCGTCTCGCTCGCGCCGATGCTCCTGTTACTCCTACTGGTCGTCTCGGTGTTCGGCGGCGGCCTCGAAGCGCGAATCGTCGCCGTCGCCGGAAACTGGCTCCCCGGCCCGATAGCGGACGTGGTCCGCCAGATATTCCGGGGCGAGTCGTCGGTCGCCGGGGCGTCGTTCGTCGGTCTCGTCGTCCTCGTCTGGGGGACGCTCAAGATATTCCGGGGCCTCGACACCGCGTTCTCCGAGATTTACGAGACCGAGAGCCGAAACTCCCCGCTCGACCAGTTGAAGGACGGCGTCGTCGTCTTCGTCGCGCTGCTCGTCGCCGTCGTCTCGACCATCGGTCTCACGACCGCGTTCGCTCGCTTCTCGGACACGATTCCGTACGTCGGAGTCCTGACGCCGCTCGTGCTCGCCGCGGGACTCGTCGTCGCCTTCCTCCCGATGTACTACCGGTTCCCCGACACCGAGGTCGGACTCGACGACGTGCTGCCGGGCGTCGTGGTCGCCGCGGTCGGATGGGCGGCGCTACAGGGCGTGTTTCAGGTGTACCTCGCGTTCAAGGACCCCGGTTCGGGGGGCTTCTTCGGGAGCGTCGTCCTCGTGGTGACGTACCTCTACTTCTCCGGACTGGTCCTCTTGCTCGGCGCGGTCATCAACGCCGTGGTCGGCGACCACTCCTCGGGGAAACCCGGCGGCGTGGGACGCGGAGCGACCAGCCACGAGACCCGGCGCGAGGAGACGCTGGACCGCGACGAACTCGCCGACTACCTCGCGGACCTCCGGAACGAACTCGCCGGTCGCCACGACGGGATGCGCCCGGCCACCGGCGACGGCGGGCGGCGACGACCGCGCCCGGACGGCGACGTGGAACTGGTCGAGTACCGGACCGCCGACGGCGACGAGCGCCGCTGGACGGTCACGCTCCAGTGGGACACGGCGGAACCTGCGGGCGGGGAACGGTCCGCCGACCGAGAGGACTCCGTCGAGGACGAACGCCCCGCGGACGACTGA